A genomic segment from Malus domestica chromosome 05, GDT2T_hap1 encodes:
- the LOC103436603 gene encoding phospho-2-dehydro-3-deoxyheptonate aldolase 2, chloroplastic-like, protein MAIAAYSVQTALSFKSLIIPEPIKPHNHHHSQPHLRTQKPISAVHAADPSKSSESPFKPQHKWTLDSWTAKKAMQLPEYPDQQELQSVLNTLESFPPIVFAGEARSLEEKLGQAAKGQAFLLQGGDCAESFKEFNANNIRDTFRVLLQMGVVLMFGGQMPVIKVGRMAGQFAKPRSDQFEEKNGVKLPSYRGDNVNGDAFDEKERIPDPSRMIRAYSQSVATLNLLRAFSTGGYAAMQRVIHWNLDFTEHSEQGDRYRELANRVDEVLGFMAAAGLTVDHPIMTSTEFWTSHECLLLPYEQALTREDSTSGLYYDCSAHMLWVGERTRQLDGAHVEFLRGVANPLGVKASDKMDPHELVRLIEILNPKNKPGRITVIVRMGAENMRVKLPHLIRAVRGAGQIVTWVSDPMHGNTIKAPCGLKTRSFDAIRAELRAFFDVHDQEGSYPGGAHLEMTGQNVTECVGGSRTITYNDLSSRYHTHCDPRLNASQSLELAFIIAERLRKRRLGSRHLSASAVI, encoded by the exons ATGGCGATTGCAGCTTACTCTGTTCAGACTGCTCTCTCATTCAAATCCCTCATCATCCCCGAACCCATCAAACCTCATAACCACCACCACTCGCAGCCCCACCTCCGAACCCAGAAACCCATCTCAGCCGTCCATGCCGCCGACCCTTCAAAGTCCTCCGAATCACCCTTCAAACCACAACACAAATGGACTCTGGACAGCTGGACGGCGAAGAAGGCGATGCAGCTCCCTGAATACCCAGATCAGCAGGAGCTGCAGTCGGTCCTCAACACCCTCGAGAGCTTCCCGCCGATTGTGTTCGCCGGAGAGGCGAGGAGCTTGGAAGAGAAACTGGGTCAGGCGGCTAAGGGGCAGGCCTTCCTTCTTCAGGGCGGTGATTGCGCAGAGAGCTTCAAGGAATTCAATGCTAACAATATAAGGGACACCTTCCGTGTGCTTCTTCAGATGGGTGTGGTGCTTATGTTTGGTGGCCAAATGCCTGTTATTAAG GTAGGGAGAATGGCTGGCCAGTTTGCAAAGCCAAGATCGGATCAATTTGAAGAGAAAAATGGTGTGAAGCTGCCTAGTTACAGAGGTGACAATGTCAATGGTGATGCATTtgatgaaaaagaaagaattcCGGACCCCAGCAGGATGATTAGGGCTTATTCCCAATCTGTGGCAACTTTGAACCTCCTGCGGGCATTTTCAACTGGAGGGTATGCAGCCATGCAGAGAGTCATCCACTGGAATTTGGATTTTACAGAGCATAGTGAGCAAGGGGATAG ATACCGCGAGTTGGCTAACCGGGTGGATGAGGTCCTTGGATTTATGGCTGCTGCTGGACTCACAGTTGACCACCCAATCATGACCTCAACAGAGTTTTGGACATCTCATGAATGCTTGCTTCTGCCTTATGAACAAGCACTTACTAGGGAGGATTCTACTTCTGGGCTTTACTATGACTGTTCTGCTCACATGCTTTGGGTTGGGGAACGCACCCGTCAACTCGATGGTGCACATGTGGAGTTTCTGAGAGGAGTTGCTAATCCCCTTGGCGTCAAG GCGAGTGATAAAATGGATCCACATGAACTTGTTAGGCTCATAGAGATCCTAAACCCCAAGAACAAACCAGGAAGAATAACCGTAATTGTGAGAATGGGAGCTGAGAACATGAGAGTGAAGCTTCCTCATCTGATCAGGGCAGTTCGTGGAGCTGGTCAAATTGTCACTTGGGTTAGTGACCCTATGCATGGGAACACTATCAAAGCTCCGTGTGGACTCAAAACACGTTCCTTCGATGCAATACGG GCTGAGTTGAGAGCGTTCTTTGATGTCCATGATCAAGAAGGAAGCTACCCAGGAGGTGCTCATTTAGAGATGACAGGGCAAAACGTGACGGAGTGTGTAGGAGGTTCACGAACTATAACGTATAATGATCTGAGTTCACGGTACCACACCCATTGTGACCCAAGGCTCAACGCTTCCCAATCTCTTGAACTGGCCTTTATCATTGCGGAGCGTCTACGGAAGAGAAGGCTTGGATCGAGGCACCTTTCAGCCTCTGCTGTTATATAG
- the LOC103436602 gene encoding small ribosomal subunit protein uS13c has translation MAQTLAMPLAPSLSVICNGRNLNPLSNTLSFPIRPPNQVGGLSIKCVRVGGVEIPNNKRVEYSLQYVHGIGRTRARTILIDLNMENKITKDLSEEELTIIRDEVSKYMIEGDLRRFNALNIRRLKEIQCYRGIRHSQGLPCRGQRTKNNTRTLKGKRVTVAGKKKAR, from the exons ATGGCGCAAACACTGGCAATGCCTCTGGCGCCCTCCCTCTCTGTAATCTGCAATGGAAGAAACCTTAATCCCCTCTCCAACACCCTCTCCTTCCCAATCAGACCCCCCAATCAG GTTGGCGGCTTGAGCATCAAATGCGTGCGTGTTGGCGGAGTTGAAATCCCCAACAACAAAAGGGTCGAGTACTCTCTTCAGTACGTTCATGGAATTGGGCGTACCAGGGCGCGAACAATCCTAATCGACCTCAACATGGAGAACAAAATCACCAAAGATTTGTCGGAAGAAGAACTCACCATTATCCGAGATGAAGTCTCCAAGTACATGATTGAAGGAGATTTG AGGAGGTTCAATGCCTTGAATATAAGGAGACTCAAGGAGATTCAGTGCTACAGAGGCATACGCCACAGTCAGGGATTGCCTTGCAGAGGACAGCGCACCAAGAACAACACTAGGACTCTGAAGGGTAAGAGGGTCACAGTTGCTGGAAAGAAAAAGGCCCGTTAG